In Fimbriiglobus ruber, a genomic segment contains:
- a CDS encoding tubulin-like doman-containing protein — protein sequence MTARIESQTEPITGYRLMERLGSGGFGEVWKAEAPGGIFKAIKIVHGDIRNRETDSYRFAEQELKALKRVKQVRHPYLLALDRFDIVDGRLMIVMELADCNLWDRFRACRAQKLPGIPRDELLQYMSETAEVLDLMNDQFQLQHLDIKPQNLFLLYNHVKVADFGQVKDLEGMVASVTGGITPVYAAPETFDGFVSRFCDQYSLACVYQELLCGQRPFDGNSMQQLLMQHLQMPPNLTPSPPGDRPALARALAKKPDERFPSVSAMVAAIRAGNAGSDRTVVPAGSGGVPPGSRHGLGDGSKSGPIEVFPAHVPPAADAPPANMTPTQFPLPSVGPDNFPFALVQTPTPRGDTDPPYPRQDAPREITGPGTLQPTLILGLGYTGLRVLQRFRKHLADRFGPADAVPSFRTLYIDTDPDVQTATAPDPAAGLAGLDPEEVFAARLNRAAHYLKPRPNGRNVVDGWFDQQLLYKLTRTPTTMGIRGFGRLALCDHSRALVQKIQTELDACLNPVALTATRDGTGQAVRTNRPRVYVVAGLGGGTGSGMFLDLAYIVRSRLKRMGYTDPDVVGVFHLPPDGAAANTTPLSQANTYAALTELHHYSRPQTVFAASYDERVGNVRDADRPFSNVFLFPGSAYSPPVIPGSTVTATAATVRNSGPLSNTARGPSGTQPMISRTTPSGRSTPGLRTDAWNRPPGPGGKAGDADVTRDPTALSAEFLRLSTTSQVGRLADDQTRPPTPETSAGSVRVCGLTRYSWPRAEVVGRAARILAPVLLNHWVSTDPAHVRQVIPGWVANQWTRLGTAPDKITTRLSDAANQAAGGPIQELVARTTEILLPKGWLARLPDPDRVTAAVDQWQRIFGKQQGVVARPPTAVEEAVAATADDLTALARSEITALFHGLVETPAFRLAGTEEAARQMLAVLNKARVQLDKQAAALETGTATALEQILAYTNFQKGMKKVSATDFAAAVGQYPSGQHQLMLIRGVLRVYRELKELLTEILGDVSAYRQRAEACRRDLALESEFPAPGCGPGELLPARCPTTEDAAQVFIGSLTDDDLIALDTKVQERLERTFGGLYQACVNSIDGPLGLLREVRTAARAYLDARLGEADVAGMFAQHYGTADAAVAELRRAFDRAAPPLVGPGPWAQSAVTVFGSPTGAGGDPVRDLAARMLPDAAATATVPDEVVIYREYSAVPLAAVPQLGPAWAAAYRVVPDAQQINPHARLDVTAWVDVDTD from the coding sequence ATGACCGCACGAATCGAGAGCCAGACCGAGCCGATCACCGGGTACCGCCTGATGGAGCGCCTCGGCAGCGGCGGGTTCGGCGAGGTGTGGAAGGCCGAGGCCCCGGGCGGCATTTTCAAGGCGATCAAGATCGTCCACGGGGACATCCGGAATCGGGAAACGGACTCCTACCGGTTCGCCGAGCAGGAACTCAAAGCCCTCAAGCGGGTCAAGCAGGTCCGCCACCCGTACCTGCTCGCCCTCGACCGGTTCGACATCGTCGACGGCCGGCTCATGATCGTCATGGAGTTGGCCGACTGCAACCTGTGGGACCGGTTCCGCGCCTGCCGCGCGCAGAAGCTCCCGGGCATCCCGCGGGACGAACTCCTGCAATACATGAGCGAGACGGCCGAAGTCCTCGACCTGATGAACGACCAGTTCCAGCTCCAGCACCTGGACATCAAGCCCCAGAACCTGTTCCTCCTTTACAACCACGTCAAGGTGGCGGACTTCGGGCAGGTCAAAGACCTCGAAGGGATGGTCGCGTCGGTGACGGGCGGGATCACCCCGGTGTACGCCGCCCCCGAGACGTTCGACGGGTTCGTGTCCCGGTTCTGCGACCAGTACAGCCTGGCGTGCGTGTACCAGGAGCTGCTGTGCGGCCAGCGGCCGTTCGACGGGAACAGCATGCAGCAGTTGCTCATGCAGCACCTGCAAATGCCCCCGAACCTGACGCCGTCCCCGCCGGGCGACCGGCCGGCCCTGGCCCGCGCGCTGGCCAAGAAGCCGGACGAGCGGTTCCCGAGCGTGTCCGCGATGGTCGCCGCGATCCGGGCCGGCAACGCGGGCTCGGACCGGACGGTGGTCCCCGCGGGCAGCGGGGGCGTCCCGCCCGGCTCGCGGCACGGCCTCGGCGACGGGAGCAAGTCCGGACCGATCGAAGTTTTCCCGGCGCACGTCCCCCCGGCCGCCGACGCGCCGCCCGCGAACATGACCCCGACGCAGTTCCCGCTGCCGTCGGTCGGACCCGACAATTTCCCGTTCGCCCTCGTCCAGACGCCGACCCCGCGGGGCGACACCGACCCGCCCTACCCGCGGCAGGACGCCCCGCGCGAGATAACCGGCCCGGGGACGCTCCAGCCGACCCTGATCCTCGGCCTCGGGTACACCGGGCTCCGCGTCCTCCAGCGGTTCCGGAAACACCTGGCCGACAGGTTCGGGCCGGCGGACGCCGTGCCCTCGTTCCGCACCCTGTACATCGACACGGACCCGGACGTTCAGACCGCGACCGCGCCCGACCCCGCGGCCGGGTTGGCCGGGCTCGACCCGGAAGAGGTGTTCGCCGCCCGACTGAACCGGGCCGCCCACTACCTGAAGCCGCGGCCCAACGGGCGGAACGTGGTGGACGGGTGGTTCGACCAGCAACTGCTGTACAAGCTCACGCGGACGCCGACCACGATGGGGATCCGCGGGTTCGGCCGGCTCGCGCTGTGCGACCACTCGCGGGCGCTCGTGCAAAAAATCCAGACCGAACTCGACGCCTGCCTGAACCCGGTCGCGCTCACCGCGACCCGGGACGGAACCGGCCAGGCCGTGCGGACGAACCGGCCCCGCGTGTACGTGGTCGCGGGTCTCGGCGGGGGGACCGGGAGCGGCATGTTCCTCGACCTGGCGTACATCGTCCGCTCCCGGCTCAAGCGGATGGGGTACACCGACCCCGACGTAGTCGGCGTGTTCCACCTGCCGCCGGACGGGGCGGCCGCCAACACGACCCCGCTGTCTCAGGCCAACACGTACGCGGCGCTGACTGAGCTGCACCACTACTCCCGCCCGCAGACCGTGTTCGCCGCGTCTTACGACGAGCGCGTCGGGAACGTCCGCGACGCGGACCGCCCGTTCAGCAACGTGTTTCTATTCCCCGGGTCGGCGTACTCTCCCCCGGTCATCCCGGGGTCGACCGTAACCGCGACGGCGGCGACCGTCCGCAACTCGGGCCCGCTCTCGAATACCGCCCGCGGCCCGAGCGGCACACAGCCGATGATCTCGCGGACCACCCCGTCCGGGCGGTCGACCCCGGGCCTGCGGACCGACGCCTGGAACCGCCCGCCCGGCCCCGGCGGGAAAGCGGGCGACGCGGACGTGACCCGCGACCCGACGGCCCTCTCGGCGGAATTCCTGCGGCTCAGTACGACGTCACAGGTCGGCCGCCTCGCCGACGACCAAACGCGGCCGCCCACGCCGGAGACGTCGGCCGGATCGGTGCGGGTGTGCGGGCTCACCAGATACTCGTGGCCGCGGGCCGAGGTGGTCGGGCGGGCCGCGCGAATCCTCGCCCCGGTCCTGCTCAACCACTGGGTGTCGACCGACCCGGCCCACGTGCGGCAGGTCATCCCGGGGTGGGTGGCGAACCAGTGGACCCGGCTGGGGACGGCGCCGGACAAGATCACGACCCGCCTCTCCGACGCCGCCAACCAGGCGGCCGGCGGGCCGATCCAGGAACTCGTCGCGCGGACGACCGAAATCCTCCTCCCGAAGGGGTGGCTGGCCCGCCTCCCGGACCCCGACCGGGTGACCGCGGCGGTCGACCAGTGGCAGCGCATTTTCGGCAAACAACAGGGCGTCGTCGCCCGCCCGCCCACCGCCGTCGAGGAGGCCGTCGCGGCGACCGCGGACGACCTCACCGCGCTCGCCCGGTCGGAAATCACCGCCCTGTTCCACGGCCTGGTCGAGACCCCGGCGTTCCGGCTCGCCGGGACCGAAGAGGCGGCCCGCCAGATGCTCGCCGTCCTGAACAAGGCCCGCGTCCAGCTCGACAAGCAGGCGGCGGCGCTCGAAACCGGGACGGCGACGGCGCTGGAACAGATCCTCGCGTACACGAACTTCCAGAAGGGCATGAAGAAGGTGTCCGCGACCGACTTCGCGGCCGCGGTCGGTCAGTACCCGAGCGGGCAGCACCAACTCATGCTGATCCGCGGGGTGTTGCGGGTGTACCGCGAACTCAAGGAGTTGTTGACCGAGATCCTGGGCGACGTGTCCGCGTACCGCCAGCGGGCCGAGGCGTGCCGCCGGGACCTGGCCCTCGAATCCGAGTTCCCGGCCCCCGGGTGCGGCCCGGGCGAACTGCTCCCGGCCCGGTGCCCGACGACGGAAGACGCGGCCCAGGTGTTCATCGGGTCGCTGACCGACGACGACCTGATCGCCCTCGATACCAAGGTGCAAGAGCGGCTGGAGCGGACGTTCGGCGGGCTATACCAGGCGTGCGTGAACTCGATCGACGGCCCCCTCGGACTGCTCCGCGAGGTCCGGACGGCCGCCCGCGCCTACCTCGACGCGCGGCTCGGGGAGGCCGACGTGGCCGGCATGTTCGCCCAGCACTACGGGACGGCGGACGCGGCCGTGGCCGAACTCCGCCGGGCGTTCGACCGGGCGGCCCCGCCGCTGGTCGGCCCGGGACCGTGGGCGCAGTCCGCCGTCACGGTGTTCGGCAGCCCGACCGGGGCGGGCGGCGACCCGGTCCGCGACCTCGCGGCCCGCATGCTGCCCGACGCGGCGGCCACCGCCACCGTGCCGGACGAGGTGGTGATTTACCGCGAGTACTCGGCCGTCCCGCTCGCCGCCGTCCCCCAACTCGGGCCGGCCTGGGCGGCCGCCTACCGGGTCGTCCCGGACGCCCAGCAGATCAACCCGCACGCCCGCCTGGACGTGACGGCGTGGGTTGACGTTGACACCGACTGA
- a CDS encoding segregation and condensation protein A: MTLYQVALDSFHGPLDLLLYLVKRNEVDVLDIAISELVDQYTEFMAAAQALDVELAGDFLVMAATLMEIKARSLLPVDAPAADHEAPDPRRELVRQLLEYRAFKDAAAALEQRAEQQGTRLARVTPEEPVRPGAPVVRPVELWDLVSAFARLMRETHAADATSVVEDDTPQHVYESLIRDQVLAAGRVLFRDLFTPPHTKVRLIGLFLAVLELIKIRAIRLDQPEPFGDIWLTPPAATAEEV; the protein is encoded by the coding sequence ATGACACTCTACCAGGTCGCGCTCGACTCCTTCCACGGCCCGCTCGACCTGTTGCTGTACCTGGTCAAGCGCAACGAGGTGGACGTCCTCGACATCGCGATCTCGGAACTCGTGGACCAGTACACGGAATTCATGGCGGCCGCCCAAGCCCTGGACGTGGAACTCGCCGGGGACTTCCTGGTGATGGCGGCCACGCTCATGGAGATCAAGGCGCGGTCGCTGCTGCCGGTGGACGCCCCGGCCGCGGACCACGAGGCGCCCGACCCCCGGCGCGAGCTGGTCCGGCAACTACTCGAATACCGGGCCTTCAAGGACGCGGCCGCCGCCCTCGAACAGCGGGCCGAGCAACAGGGAACACGCCTCGCGCGCGTCACCCCGGAAGAGCCGGTTCGCCCCGGTGCCCCGGTTGTGCGGCCGGTCGAGTTGTGGGATCTTGTGAGTGCGTTCGCCCGGCTCATGCGCGAGACGCACGCCGCGGACGCGACCTCGGTGGTCGAAGATGACACGCCGCAGCACGTGTACGAATCGCTCATCCGCGACCAAGTCCTGGCAGCCGGGCGGGTTCTCTTCCGCGACCTGTTCACCCCGCCGCACACCAAGGTGCGGTTGATCGGGCTCTTCCTCGCCGTCCTCGAACTGATCAAGATCCGGGCCATCCGGCTCGACCAGCCCGAGCCGTTCGGCGACATCTGGCTGACGCCGCCGGCCGCGACCGCCGAAGAGGTTTAG
- a CDS encoding class II 3-deoxy-7-phosphoheptulonate synthase gives MSNAMRANETTSTPVNVAKDWAPTSWKNKTAVQQPVYADAAALDRAVAELRELPPLVTSWEVLALKHKLADAAEGRCFLLQGGDCAESFSDCNSPLISNRLKVLLQMSLVLVHGLKLPVVRVGRFAGQYAKPRSADTETRDGVTLPCYRGDIVNAPEFSAGAREPDPQRLIEAHSKSALTMNFVRALIDGGFADLHHPEYWDLAWVEHSPLQGEYRRMVESIGDSVRFMETLAGVPLSTFGKVDFYTSHEALLLNYEQAVTRQVPRNWGWFNLSTHFPWIGMRTAQLDGAHVEYCRGIRNPMGLKVGPGVKPDQLLRTIDALDPENEPGRLTLITRMGAAKIEAELPQHLNAVKAEGKRVLWCSDPMHGNGETLANGVKTRRFENIRAELDFAFDIHAACGTRLGGVHLELTGENVTECLGGARDLTEADLARAYKSTVDPRLNYEQSLEIAMLIVRKRGGVAQLPPTP, from the coding sequence ATGAGCAATGCCATGCGCGCGAACGAAACAACTTCGACCCCGGTCAACGTAGCCAAGGATTGGGCGCCGACGTCGTGGAAGAACAAGACAGCCGTGCAGCAGCCGGTGTACGCGGATGCCGCCGCGCTCGATCGCGCCGTCGCCGAATTGCGCGAGCTGCCGCCGCTGGTGACCTCGTGGGAAGTGCTCGCGTTGAAGCACAAGCTGGCCGATGCGGCGGAAGGGCGTTGCTTCCTGTTGCAGGGCGGCGATTGCGCCGAGAGTTTCTCCGACTGCAACTCGCCGTTGATCTCCAACCGTTTGAAAGTGCTGCTGCAGATGAGCCTGGTACTCGTACACGGGCTCAAGTTGCCGGTCGTGCGCGTCGGCCGCTTCGCCGGCCAGTACGCGAAGCCGCGGTCGGCGGACACGGAAACGCGCGACGGCGTCACTCTGCCGTGCTACCGCGGCGACATCGTCAACGCGCCGGAATTCAGCGCGGGCGCCCGCGAACCCGACCCGCAGCGCCTCATCGAAGCGCATTCCAAATCGGCGCTGACGATGAATTTCGTGCGCGCGCTGATCGACGGCGGTTTCGCCGACCTGCATCATCCGGAATACTGGGACCTGGCCTGGGTCGAGCATTCGCCGCTGCAGGGCGAATACCGGCGCATGGTCGAGTCGATCGGCGATTCGGTGCGTTTCATGGAGACGCTGGCCGGCGTGCCGTTGTCCACTTTTGGGAAAGTGGATTTCTACACCTCGCACGAGGCACTGCTGCTCAACTACGAACAGGCGGTCACGCGCCAGGTACCGCGGAACTGGGGGTGGTTCAACCTGTCGACGCATTTCCCGTGGATCGGCATGCGGACGGCGCAACTCGACGGCGCGCACGTCGAATACTGTCGCGGCATCCGCAATCCGATGGGTTTGAAGGTCGGGCCGGGCGTGAAACCGGACCAGTTGCTGCGCACGATCGACGCGCTCGATCCGGAAAACGAACCCGGCCGCCTCACGCTGATCACGCGCATGGGCGCCGCGAAGATCGAAGCCGAACTGCCGCAACACCTGAACGCGGTGAAGGCCGAAGGCAAGCGCGTACTCTGGTGTTCGGACCCGATGCACGGCAACGGCGAGACGCTGGCGAACGGGGTGAAGACGCGGCGCTTTGAGAACATCCGCGCCGAACTCGATTTCGCTTTCGATATCCACGCCGCCTGCGGCACGCGACTGGGCGGCGTACACCTGGAACTGACCGGCGAGAACGTCACCGAATGCCTCGGCGGCGCGCGCGATCTAACCGAGGCCGATCTGGCCCGCGCGTACAAGTCGACCGTCGATCCGCGCCTCAACTACGAGCAATCCCTGGAAATCGCGATGCTGATCGTGCGCAAGCGCGGCGGTGTGGCCCAGCTTCCGCCCACTCCGTAG
- a CDS encoding (5-formylfuran-3-yl)methyl phosphate synthase has product MSERHRTGLLVSVRSADEATTAIESGADLIDVKDPTKGPLGIAHHEAVAGVVAAVGGKVPVSAALGEWSPSVLTEAHWHLELPLNYVKWGLAGYKGGPGWGEDLLETKRQVPAGIEVVAVAYADWEKANSVPPMEVAKFAKRFRFRAFLLDTFVKEGKSLLDHMSPAEIREMVESLRRGMVAVAVGGSLKVEQLKQLKDVKPDWYAVRGSVCAGGKRDGVLDPVRVKKWKEALA; this is encoded by the coding sequence ATGAGCGAACGGCATCGCACCGGATTATTGGTCAGCGTCCGGTCGGCCGACGAGGCGACGACTGCGATCGAGAGCGGGGCCGACCTGATCGACGTGAAAGACCCGACCAAGGGGCCGCTCGGGATCGCCCACCACGAGGCGGTTGCCGGCGTCGTCGCCGCGGTCGGCGGGAAGGTTCCGGTCAGCGCGGCGCTCGGCGAGTGGTCGCCGTCGGTCCTGACCGAAGCGCACTGGCACCTCGAACTCCCATTGAATTACGTGAAGTGGGGCCTGGCGGGGTACAAGGGCGGCCCGGGGTGGGGGGAAGACCTCCTCGAAACCAAGCGGCAGGTGCCGGCCGGGATCGAAGTCGTGGCCGTCGCCTACGCCGACTGGGAGAAGGCGAACTCCGTGCCCCCGATGGAAGTCGCGAAGTTCGCCAAACGGTTCCGCTTCCGCGCGTTCCTGCTAGACACGTTCGTCAAGGAAGGAAAATCACTCCTCGACCATATGTCGCCGGCCGAAATCCGTGAGATGGTCGAGAGCCTGCGGCGCGGCATGGTCGCGGTCGCGGTGGGCGGGTCGCTGAAGGTCGAACAACTGAAACAGCTAAAAGACGTGAAGCCGGACTGGTACGCGGTCCGCGGGTCGGTCTGCGCCGGCGGCAAGCGCGACGGTGTCCTCGACCCGGTGCGGGTCAAGAAGTGGAAAGAGGCTCTGGCGTAA
- a CDS encoding tubulin-like doman-containing protein yields the protein MPVRLTSHEEPLPGYKLLERLGRGGFGEVWKVEAPGGLLKAMKFVFGDLDSADEDGRPAEQELKALHRVKSIRHPYILTLERFDVVDGQLIIVMELADRNLWDRFRECRTQGMIGIPRVELIAYMEEVAEALDLMNDHYQIQHLDVKPQNIFLTFNHVKVADFGLAKAFEGMRATVTGGVTPVYAAPETFEGWVSRYSDQYSLAIVFQELLTGTRPFNGANTKQLLLQHLNGAPDLSPLNENDRPVIGRSLSKKPDDRWKTCADMVRALKFAGTTQQPGSGGTGSGATPLLGTTRDPKADTPRPPGLSPEPNTPPGPDRATTRPGSGVAAAALERSLMSPGGFGVATPNPRRPGGTYGTPGLVTPRMLTPQGTPGSGPAATLPRPQVFQTGRMSSLGIAPPEKEGPGVLFPSLVVAVGQTGLIVLRALRQFVRDRFGSTDAVPTFRYLYIDTDPEAITAATSGQDPFAAREVVPARLNRPAHYLQQSAAPAVESWLPPGLLYQLPKSPGPAAGVRAFGRLALCDNYRVIAQRIRQEIETFLTDDPLDKAAAGTGLGVRSNRPRAYVLAGLAGGTGSGMFLDLAYILKHELRAVGYRKPETVGVLLAPPADKAPSKTIGLVNTFAALAEVYHFATGNTYKTTFDANEPAVVDGDGPFARTAIVSLPKPKDKDQKLAYSLAARGVFTELLTTAGKVTDYVRSVTPVTGDAAAPVVQLFGLHQFSWPRVELLTTATRRFNQRLLQRWGGKETAHLREPIQRWLDEQWAKQKLDLPSVIGRFEQVARDALREDPDAVFDAAVDSLRARAAGGGRLDAATACEVLDQLLKWVGKPACENESPGSLETVVQESFKKFAGEIEVNLAALAVSFIEQPQHRLAGAEEALNQITERVRRTAEGLEPLCKEGDRDVREAFGRVLQAIGGLNAGFTGRKSGAAGEVLDALKVYSQKRLRLIYDTAALAVYRGLLGSIPEYLRDVNFCRGRIAEMGQSLGGAGTGVGDVGPGTLILPSGCTSLDDAADRVLAELSPEDILAFDLALQKDVSRKCRGLVNVCLKAEKAPDFLKLLETGARSFLDARLEKANPATVFLRYQGNGQPARDLLAAGFAKAAPDLTGVGGRATEAAILAAPAGADGDRFRAIAVAACPGVEFIPAPLADDILIYRECPRVPLTSLAQVSGAARDAYEQQLATDYNPHTRADLPWPVPGAG from the coding sequence ATGCCGGTACGCCTGACCAGTCATGAAGAACCCCTCCCAGGGTACAAATTACTCGAACGGCTCGGCCGTGGCGGGTTCGGCGAAGTGTGGAAGGTCGAGGCCCCGGGCGGCCTGTTGAAGGCCATGAAGTTCGTGTTCGGCGACCTGGATTCGGCCGACGAAGACGGCCGGCCCGCCGAGCAGGAACTCAAGGCCCTGCACCGCGTCAAGTCGATCCGCCACCCGTACATCCTGACCCTGGAACGGTTCGACGTCGTCGACGGCCAACTCATCATTGTTATGGAGTTGGCCGACCGCAACCTGTGGGACAGGTTCCGCGAGTGCCGCACGCAGGGCATGATCGGCATCCCGCGGGTCGAGCTGATCGCGTACATGGAAGAAGTCGCGGAAGCCCTGGACCTGATGAACGACCACTACCAGATTCAACACCTGGACGTGAAGCCGCAGAACATCTTCCTGACGTTCAACCACGTGAAAGTGGCCGACTTCGGCCTGGCCAAGGCGTTCGAGGGGATGCGGGCGACGGTGACCGGCGGGGTGACGCCGGTGTACGCCGCCCCGGAAACGTTCGAGGGCTGGGTCAGCCGGTACAGCGACCAGTACAGCCTGGCGATCGTGTTTCAGGAGTTGCTCACCGGAACGCGGCCCTTCAACGGGGCGAACACGAAACAATTGCTGCTCCAACACCTCAACGGGGCGCCGGACCTGAGCCCCCTCAACGAGAATGACCGACCGGTAATCGGGCGGTCGCTGAGTAAAAAGCCGGACGACCGGTGGAAAACGTGCGCGGACATGGTTCGCGCCCTCAAATTCGCGGGCACCACCCAGCAACCCGGCTCCGGGGGAACGGGGTCCGGCGCCACGCCGCTGCTGGGAACGACCCGCGACCCGAAAGCCGACACGCCACGCCCGCCCGGCCTTTCGCCCGAGCCGAATACGCCCCCCGGGCCGGACCGTGCCACGACCCGTCCCGGGAGTGGCGTGGCGGCCGCGGCACTGGAGCGGTCGCTCATGAGCCCGGGCGGGTTCGGAGTCGCGACCCCGAACCCGCGCCGCCCCGGGGGGACTTACGGAACGCCCGGCCTCGTCACGCCCCGGATGCTCACGCCGCAGGGCACCCCGGGCAGCGGGCCGGCGGCGACCTTGCCGCGCCCGCAAGTCTTCCAGACCGGGCGGATGAGCAGTCTCGGCATCGCGCCGCCCGAAAAAGAGGGCCCCGGTGTCCTATTCCCGTCGCTCGTCGTCGCGGTCGGACAGACCGGCCTGATCGTCCTGCGGGCGCTCCGGCAGTTCGTCCGCGACCGGTTCGGCAGCACGGACGCCGTCCCCACATTCCGGTATTTGTACATCGACACGGACCCGGAAGCGATCACCGCGGCGACGTCGGGCCAGGACCCGTTCGCGGCCCGCGAGGTCGTTCCGGCCCGGCTGAACCGGCCCGCCCACTACCTCCAACAGAGTGCGGCCCCGGCGGTCGAAAGTTGGCTCCCGCCCGGACTCTTGTATCAACTCCCGAAGTCGCCCGGGCCGGCCGCCGGCGTCCGGGCGTTCGGCCGACTTGCCCTGTGCGACAATTACCGCGTGATCGCGCAGCGGATTCGCCAGGAAATCGAAACGTTCCTGACGGACGATCCGCTCGACAAGGCGGCCGCCGGGACCGGGCTCGGGGTCCGCTCGAACCGCCCGCGGGCGTACGTCCTGGCCGGGCTGGCCGGCGGGACCGGGTCCGGCATGTTCCTCGACCTAGCGTACATCCTCAAGCACGAACTCCGCGCGGTCGGGTACCGGAAGCCGGAAACCGTCGGCGTCCTGCTCGCGCCGCCCGCGGACAAGGCCCCGTCCAAGACGATCGGGCTCGTGAACACGTTCGCCGCCCTGGCCGAGGTCTACCACTTCGCGACCGGGAACACGTACAAGACGACGTTCGACGCGAACGAGCCCGCGGTGGTGGACGGGGACGGCCCGTTCGCCCGAACCGCGATCGTATCGCTTCCCAAACCCAAGGATAAAGACCAGAAACTGGCCTACTCGTTGGCCGCCCGCGGGGTGTTCACCGAACTGTTGACCACCGCCGGGAAGGTGACGGATTACGTCCGGTCCGTCACGCCGGTGACCGGCGACGCGGCCGCCCCGGTCGTCCAACTGTTCGGCCTGCACCAGTTTTCGTGGCCGCGGGTGGAACTGCTGACGACCGCCACCCGCCGGTTCAACCAGCGGCTCCTCCAGCGGTGGGGTGGGAAGGAAACGGCCCACCTGCGGGAGCCGATCCAGCGGTGGCTCGACGAGCAGTGGGCCAAGCAAAAGCTCGACCTGCCGTCCGTCATCGGGCGGTTCGAGCAAGTCGCCCGTGATGCCCTCCGGGAAGACCCGGACGCGGTGTTCGATGCGGCCGTGGACTCGCTTCGGGCGCGGGCGGCGGGCGGCGGGCGCCTGGACGCGGCGACCGCGTGCGAGGTGCTGGACCAACTCCTCAAATGGGTCGGCAAGCCCGCGTGCGAGAACGAGAGTCCGGGCAGCCTGGAGACCGTGGTCCAGGAGTCGTTCAAGAAATTCGCGGGCGAAATCGAGGTCAACTTGGCCGCGCTGGCGGTGTCGTTCATCGAACAGCCACAGCACCGGTTGGCCGGGGCCGAGGAAGCCCTGAACCAGATCACCGAACGCGTCCGGCGCACGGCCGAGGGGTTGGAGCCGCTCTGCAAGGAAGGCGACCGGGACGTCCGCGAGGCCTTCGGCCGGGTTCTGCAGGCGATCGGCGGGCTCAACGCCGGCTTCACGGGGCGGAAATCGGGGGCGGCCGGCGAAGTTCTCGACGCGCTCAAGGTCTACTCCCAAAAACGTCTCCGACTGATTTACGACACCGCCGCCTTGGCCGTGTACCGCGGGCTCCTCGGGAGCATCCCCGAATACCTGCGGGACGTGAACTTCTGCCGCGGCCGGATCGCGGAAATGGGGCAGTCGCTCGGGGGCGCCGGGACCGGCGTCGGCGACGTCGGCCCCGGAACCCTCATCCTCCCGTCCGGGTGTACGTCCCTGGACGACGCGGCCGACCGGGTGCTGGCCGAACTCTCGCCCGAAGATATCCTGGCCTTCGACCTCGCCCTCCAGAAAGACGTCAGCCGCAAGTGCCGCGGGCTGGTGAACGTCTGCCTGAAGGCCGAGAAGGCTCCGGACTTCCTCAAACTGCTCGAGACCGGGGCGCGGTCGTTCCTGGACGCCCGGCTCGAGAAGGCCAACCCGGCCACCGTGTTCCTCCGCTACCAGGGGAACGGGCAACCCGCCCGCGACCTCCTGGCGGCCGGGTTCGCGAAGGCGGCCCCGGACCTGACCGGCGTCGGCGGGCGGGCGACCGAGGCCGCGATCCTGGCCGCCCCCGCCGGGGCGGACGGGGACCGGTTCCGGGCGATCGCGGTCGCCGCCTGCCCCGGGGTCGAATTCATCCCGGCCCCGCTCGCGGACGACATTCTGATTTACCGCGAGTGCCCGCGGGTTCCGCTGACGTCGCTCGCGCAGGTGTCCGGCGCCGCCCGCGACGCCTACGAGCAGCAGCTCGCCACCGACTACAACCCGCACACCCGGGCCGACCTCCCCTGGCCCGTTCCGGGCGCCGGATGA